Proteins encoded in a region of the Enoplosus armatus isolate fEnoArm2 chromosome 16, fEnoArm2.hap1, whole genome shotgun sequence genome:
- the LOC139299017 gene encoding glyceraldehyde-3-phosphate dehydrogenase-like, with product MVKIGINGFGRIGRLVTRAAASGGKVEVVAINDPFIDLDYMVYMFKYDSTHGVWKHGEVKAEGGKLVIGNMHIMVFHERDPANIKWSDAGVDYVVESTGVFTTIEKASAHLKGGAKRVVISAPSADAPMFVMGVNHEKYDNSMKVVSNASCTTNCLAPIAKVINDNFGILEGLMSTVHATTATQKTVDGPSGKLWRDGRGASQNIIPASTGAAKAVGKVVPELNGKLTGMAFRVPTPNVSVVDLTVRLEKPAKYDDIKKVVKAASEGPMKGILGYTEDQVVSTDFNSDPHSSIFDAGAGIALNDNFVKLVSWYDNEFGYSNRVCDLVHHMFTKE from the exons ATTCGGACGTATCGGCCGTCTGGTGACCCGTGCCGCCGCCTCTGGAGGCAAGGTCGAGGTGGTGGCCATCAACGACCCCTTCATCGATCTGGACTACATG GTCTACATGTTCAAGTACGACTCCACTCACGGCGTGTGGAAGCACGGAGAGGTGAAGGCCGAGGGCGGCAAGCTGGTCATCGGCAACATGCACATCATGGTCTTCCACGA GAGGGACCCCGCCAACATCAAATGGAGCGATGCTGGCGTCGACTACGTCGTGGAGTCCACCGGTGTGTTCACCACCATCGAGAAAGCCTCT GCTCACCTGAAGGGCGGAGCTAAGAGGGTGGTGATCTCTGCTCCCAGCGCTGACGCTCCCATGTTCGTCATGGGCGTCAACCACGAGAAGTACGACAACTCCATGAAGGTCGTCAG CAACGCTTCCTGCACAACCAACTGCCTGGCTCCCATCGCCAAGGTCATCAACGACAACTTTGGCATCCTCGAGGGTCTCATG agCACAGTCCACGCCACCACCGCCACACAGAAGACCGTTGATGGTCCCTCTGGGAAGTTGTGGAGGGATGGACGTGGTGCCTCCCAGAACATCATCCCCGCCTCCACCGGAGCGGCCAAGGCCGTGGGAAAGGTCGTCCCCGAGCTGAACGG CAAACTGACGGGCATGGCTTTCCGTGTCCCCACCCCCAACGTCTCTGTCGTTGATCTGACTGTCCGTCTGGAGAAGCCT GCCAAATACGACGACATCAAGAAGGTTGTCAAGGCTGCCTCTGAGGGACCCATGAAGGGAATTCTGGGATACACAGAGGACCAG GTTGTGTCCACAGACTTCAACAGCGACCCTCATTCCTCCATCTTTGACGCCGGCGCCGGCATCGCACTCAACGACAACTTTGTCAAGCTGGTTTCATG gtaCGACAACGAGTTCGGCTACAGCAACCGTGTGTGTGACCTGGTCCATCACATGTTCACCAAGGAGTAA